The Podospora pseudocomata strain CBS 415.72m chromosome 1 map unlocalized CBS415.72m_1, whole genome shotgun sequence genome has a segment encoding these proteins:
- the MET14 gene encoding Adenylyl-sulfate kinase (COG:F; EggNog:ENOG503NW9X) gives MATNITWHPSLSRHERNQLRGQRGFTVWFTGLSASGKSTVATALEQHLLHIGLAAYRLDGDNVRFGLNKDLGFSEKDRNENIRRIAEVAKLFADSSTIALTSFISPYRADRQIARDLHANASQSGDDALPFIEVFVDIPLEEAEKRDPKGLYKKARAGEIKDFTGISAPYEAPENPEITIRTDQLSVEESVRKIVEYLAEKGLISQTTETR, from the exons ATGGCCAC CAACATTACCTGGCATCCATCGCTCTCGCGACATGAGCGAAACCAACTCCGTGGCCAACGCGGCTTTACTGTTTGGTTCACGGGTCTCTCTGCCTCGGGAAAGTCGACCGTTGCCACTGCCCTTGAGCAGCACTTGCTTCATATCGGCCTTGCCGCCTACAGGCTCGACGGCGACAATGTTCGCTTCGGCCTGAACAAGGACCTGGGCTTCTCGGAGAAAGACCGCAACGAGAATATCCGCCGCATTGCTGAG GTTGCCAAGTTGTTCGCTGACTCGTCCACCATTGCCCTGACATCCTTCATCTCTCCTTACCGGGCCGACCGGCAGATCGCCCGCGACTTGCATGCGAACGCCTCGCAGTCCGGCGACGACGCACTCCCGTTCATCGAAGTCTTTGTGGATATCCctctggaggaggccgagaagagaGATCCCAAGGGTCTCTACAAGAAGGCGCGTGCTGGTGAGATCAAGGACTTTACTGGCATCTCGGCGCCGTACGAGGCCCCTGAGAATCCAGAAATCACCATCCGAACCGATCAGCTGAGCGTGGAGGAATCAGTGAGGAAGATTGTAGAGTACCTGGCGGAAAAGGGACTGATCAGCCAGACCACCGAGACGAGATAA
- a CDS encoding uncharacterized protein (COG:S; EggNog:ENOG503P2HS): MSSRLLSATRRHTSTLRLVSTPRSRHCILTPPSRAVSTTTDSASASVAADKPPFFRRTASVTGRILLFTALGFIMAAAPAYESARTILSPPDDAASLTMYTPEDDDAKAKEDYINSHPLVASLRADPDMIESRPHMKIPETWRKHNLTGGTLMGPGKVTVPPFSWSERSGKSYVQISHVGTDLCGHEGIIHGGFLATMLDEGLARCSFPVLPFNVGMTAKLEINYKAPAMANQYLVLRATTVNAEGRKAWVEGHIETLPTEEGQQPTVLATASALFISPRQASTMAKIYPVT; this comes from the exons ATGTCCTCCCGTTTACTCTCGGCCACGCGCCGCCATACTTCCACCCTCCGCCTTGTCTCTACCCCTAGGTCTAGGCACTGTATCCTAACACCACCGTCTCGTGCTGTCTCAACTACCACAG ATTCGGCCAGTGCTTCCGTTGCAGCCGATAAACCGCCGTTTTTCCGTCGAACCGCCTCCGTCACCGGccgcatcctcctcttcaccgctCTCGGCTTCATCATGGCCGCTGCGCCCGCGTACGAGTCCGCTAGGACAATCCTCTCGCCACCAGATGATGCTGCCAGCCTCACCATGTACACTCCCGAAGACGACGatgccaaggccaaggaagaCTACATCAACTCACACCCCCTGGTCGCCTCCCTTCGCGCCGACCCTGATATGATTGAGTCTCGCCCGCACATGAAGATACCCGAGACCTGGAGGAAGCACAACTTGACAGGCGGCACACTCATGGGACCAGGGAAAGTGACAGTTCCGCCTTTTAGTTGGTCAGAACGAAGCGGCAAGAGTTATGTTCAAATATCGCACGTGGGAACCGACTTGTGCGGCCATGAAGGCATCATCCACGGCGGATTCCTCGCCACGATGTTGGACGAGGGCTTGGCGCGGTGCTCTTTTCCTGTGCTGCCTTTTAACGTGGGCATGACAGCCAAGCTTGAGATCAACTACAAGGCACCCGCCATGGCCAATCAGTATCTGGTGCTCCGGGCGACGACAGTCAACGCAGAGGGGAGGAAAGCGTGGGTCGAGGGCCATATCGAGACTTTGCCTACCGAGGAGGGCCAGCAGCCAACAGTACTGGCCACGGCGAGCGCTCTTTTCATTTCTCCTAGACAGGCATCG ACCATGGCAAAGATTTACCCAGTAACATGA
- a CDS encoding uncharacterized protein (EggNog:ENOG503PXDA), which produces MATAETVELGATHEPKEESLRVFEQIEHELKKTLVHIRHEHDKHEPEYFAATEHLSDAELAGFTLDDFQQVRVAVSAYGIHIFGKVRIPALPDDGPAYIHFRAFTGGPDDEAKLHSIHTEDKEEPDGGHTFRAIFTKNDPLEWFDT; this is translated from the exons ATG GCCACCGCAGAAACCGTCGAGCTCGGGGCCACTCATGAGCCAAAGGAGGAGTCGCTCCGGGTCTTTGAGCAGATTGAACATGAATTGAAGAAAACACTCGTTCATATCCGTCACGAGCATGACA AACATGAGCCGGAATACTTTGCGGCTACGGAGCATCTCAGTGATGCCGAGTTAGCCGGCTTTACGCTTGACGACTTCCAGCAAGTTCGTGTCGCCGTCTCCGCATACGGGATTCATATCTTCGGCAAAGTCAGGATTCCCGCTCTGCCTGATGATGGCCCAGCCTACATTCATTTCCGTGCTTTCACCGGAGGCCCGGACGACGAAGCCAAGCTCCACAGTATCC ATACCGAAGACAAGGAAGAACCCGATGGTGGCCACACTTTCCGCGCCATCTTCACAAAAAACGACCCGCTGGAGTGGTTCGACACCTAG
- the MAK21 gene encoding RNA-binding ribosome biosynthesis protein mak21 (BUSCO:EOG092612XD; COG:J; COG:K; EggNog:ENOG503NUH0) produces MGIKRTKDKKKAAKPTFDEAALAQLTSKIDKTLGGSEKQETTKRKRQRDSDDAPNSKRRQTKPHEQQKQGGRSDKRTVLLDEILALGGDKEDLELVANLESDNEDGDAPKSKPAAADSSLDDALRQELAKFASSLGFQKLRDDEEDPNTDDSEPEDEDVKGGKAELDTEEEGEGEDEQQQEDQEEEEEEAELDEDQEGQAEEPVAEKVKEVVDQRQEARQGKKSGKLIFEPRPDWHGLSMEGLPSTVSGNAKPHFASIANLKTYAQALLDEDSAAFNKKQSSSSTQRFMSTIMSSGTLSDKVSALTLSIQESPLHTCKAFENLIALAGKKSRGQAIAALGALVDLLGNGSVLPSDRRLRVFGAQPALLCALQGQGSSPWTQSSKLPGKLTQSHLMMWAYEDWLKDAYFRIIQLLETWCSDEIEYSRSRALDFVFGLLKSKPEQEANLLRLLVNKLGDRERKIASRASYLILQLLNLHPGMKAVVIKTVELEVLLKPGQSMRTRYYAVNTLNQTILSTKEPAIADNLLRIYFESFLSLLKTGSLGDMGGLDSEKKVDHNRKKDKKWKGPSTTVTGNEQETAQKLVSSLLTGVNRAIPFAGADDSTLEKHLDTLFRITHSSNFNTSVQALMLIQQLASSKLLAVDRFYRTLYESLLDPRLITSSKQALYLNLLYRAMKNDVDVRRVKAFVKRLVQVLSLHQAPFACGILFLIAELQSNFPDLHTLLDEPEDNEDDEDEVYKDVRDDEPHTQAPVQEGETTTLRRSGAYDGRKRDPEHSNAHRSCLWELVPFLSHYHPSVGVFATNLLSRQDKKLPKPDLANHTLMHFLDRFVYRNPKTEDLKRGGSIMQPVLASGSASHIVASYKAGAKQAKTVNSASFWNLKPEQVSAEDVFFHEYFARIGKPAEGAKKKEEVKVAADSDDEEAEDEIWEALVNSRPEVEGDDADEVSDIDMEGYEDSDEDMDVDATIDQDMEDLGSDVSDDDGFEGIFGDSEESEDDDVEGEDDKAQGPKEEAPKKFSEARRRKKELKALPTFASVDDYAEMLADEQDGLED; encoded by the exons ATGGGTATCAAGCGCACgaaggacaagaaaaaggcTGCGAAACCAACATTTGATGAGGCCGCCCTTGCTCAACTGACAAGCAAAATTGACAAGACTCTTGGTGGATCTGAGAAGCAGGAGACGACGAAGCGCAAGAGACAGCGCGACAGCGACGATGCCCCCAACTCGAAGCGACGCCAGACCAAGCCTCACGAGCAGCAAAAGCAAGGAGGGAGAAGCGACAAGCGCACTGTTCTCTTGGACGAGATTCTAGCCCTCGGCGGAGACAAGGAGGATCTCGAATTGGTAGCCAATCTTGAATCAGACaacgaggatggtgatgcgCCCAAGTCCAAGCCTGCTGCGGCCGATAGCTCTTTAGACGATGCCCTCCGGCAAGAGCTAGCCAAGTTCGCTTCCAGCCTTGGCTTCCAGAAGCTAcgtgacgacgaggaagaccCCAATACCGATGATTCTGAGCCggaagacgaggatgttAAGGGCGGGAAGGCCGAGCTAGACacggaggaagagggcgagggggaagatgaacaacaacaagaagaccag gaggaggaggaggaggaagcagaACTCGACGAAGATCAGGAAGGTCAAGCGGAAGAGCCCGTGGCTGAGAAAGTGAAAGAAGTAGTGGACCAGCGGCAAGAAGCTCGCCAGGGAAAGAAATCAGGCAAGCTG ATTTTTGAACCAAGACCTGATTGGCACGGCCTCTCGATGGAGGGTCTTCCGTCTACTGTTTCTGGCAATGCCAAACCGCACTTCGCTTCGATTGCCAACTTGAAGACATATGCGCAGGCGCTTTTGGACGAAGACTCGGCAGCTTTTAACAAAAAACAGTCCTCGAGCTCGACCCAGAGGTTTATGTCCACCATCATGTCATCCGGCACACTGTCGGACAAGGTATCAGCCCTCACCTTGTCTATACAGGAGTCCCCCCTTCATACCTGCAAGGCTTTCGAAAATCTGATCGCGCTTGCTGGCAAGAAAAGCCGCGGACAAGCAATCGCAGCGCTGGGGGCGCTGGTTGATCTTCTCGGCAACGGTTCAGTGCTCCCAAGCGACCGTCGTCTGCGAGTTTTCGGTGCTCAGCCTGCACTCCTGTGCGCTCTTCAGGGACAGGGCTCTTCCCCATGGACGCAATCTAGCAAGCTGCCCGGCAAGCTTACCCAGTCGCATTTGATGATGTGGGCATATGAGGATTGGCTTAAAGATGCCTACTTCCGCATCATCCAGCTCTTGGAGACCTGGTGTTCCGATGAGATTGAATACTCGAGGTCACGAGCTCTCGATTTCGTCTTTGGCCTTCTCAAAAGCAAGCCTGAGCAGGAGGCCAATCTCCTCCGGCTGCTCGTGAACAAGTTGGGCGACCGGGAGCGCAAAATTGCATCACGAGCGTCGTATCTCATTTTGCAGTTGTTGAACCTCCACCCAGGAATGAAAGCTGTCGTCATCAAGACTGTGGAGCTCGAGGTTCTTCTCAAGCCAGGGCAAAGTATGCGCACAAGGTATTATGCTGTCAACACTTTGAACCAGACAATCCTGAGTACGAAGGAGCCTGCCATTGCCGACAACCTTCTGCGGATATATTTTGAGTCCTTCTTGTCACTGTTAAAGACGGGCTCACTGGGCGATATGGGCGGCCTAGACAGTGAGAAAAAGGTCGACCACAACcggaagaaggacaagaagtggAAGGGCCCCAGCACTACCGTTACTGGAAACGAGCAGGAAACGGCGCAAAAGCTAGTATCTTCGTTACTCACAGGCGTCAACCGAGCCATCCCCTTTGCCGGGGCCGATGACTCGACTCTGGAAAAGCACCTCGATACCCTCTTCCGGATCACACATTCATCCAATTTCAACACGAGTGTGCAGGCCCTAATGCTCATACAGCAGCTAGCCTCATCAAAACTGTTGGCCGTGGATAGGTTTTACCGGACATTGTATGAGTCTCTCCTCGACCCAAGACTTATCACTTCATCCAAGCAGGCGCTGTATCTCAATCTTTTGTATCGGGCCATGAAGAACGACGTCGACGTTCGGCGCGTCAAGGCCTTTGTCAAGAGACTGGTTCAGGTTTTGAGCTTGCACCAAGCTCCGTTCGCCTGTGGAATCTTGTTTTTGATCGCCGAGCTGCAGTCCAATTTCCCGGACCTTCATACTTTGCTTGACGAGCCGGAAGATaacgaggacgatgaggacgaggtaTACAAGGATGTTAGGGACGACGAGCCTCACACCCAGGCTCCTGTGCAAGAGGGAGAAACGACAACCCTTCGACGCAGTGGGGCCTACGATGGCCGCAAACGAGACCCGGAGCATAGCAATGCCCACCGGAGCTGCCTCTGGGAGCTG GTACCGTTCCTTTCCCATTATCACCCATCAGTTGGCGTGTTTGCTACAAATCTGCTGTCTCGACAGGACAAGAAGCTTCCCAAGCCTGACCTGGCCAACCATACGTTGATGCACTTCCTTGACAGGTTTGTGTACCGCAATCCCAAGACTGAGGATCTCAAACGGGGTGGTTCTATCATGCAGCCTGTACTTGCGTCGGGCAGCGCCTCGCACATTGTGGCATCTTACAAGGCAGGAGCCAAACAGGCCAAGACTGTCAACTCGGCTTCATTCTGGAATTTGAAGCCCGAACAAGTCTCGGCCGAAGATGTCTTCTTTCACGAATACTTTGCCCGTATTGGCAAGCCTGCCGAGGgcgcaaagaagaaggaggaggttaaGGTTGCGGCTGATtctgatgacgaggaggccgaagaCGAGATATGGGAAGCGCTGGTCAATTCTCGGCCCGAGGTCGAGGGAGACGATGCGGACGAGGTTTCAGACATTGACATGGAGGGCTACGAGGATTCCGACGAGGACATGGACGTTGATGCTACGATTGATCAGGATATGGAAGACCTCGGGTCGGATgtttctgatgatgatggattcGAGGGCATCTTTGGAGATTCCGAGGAAAGCGAAGACGATGACGTTGAAGGCGAGGACGACAAGGCCCAGGGACCTAAGGAGGAGGCACCGAAGAAGTTCAGCGAGGCCAGACGTAGgaagaaggagctcaaggctcTCCCCACGTTCGCTTCAGTTGATGACTACGCCGAGATGTTGGCCGACGAGCAAGACGGGTTGGAAGACTAG
- a CDS encoding uncharacterized protein (EggNog:ENOG503NU59; COG:J), which produces MIPPALARLSRVWFPTKKRPASGVENGHAKLIRAGFLRPSHAGIFHMLPLGRRVQTKLEELVARHMEHMLAASRVSLSAVSSQSLWGKSGRLENTASELFKFSDRKNVGYLLAPTHEEEITALVAQTAKTAKDLPLRLFQITPKYRDEFRPRHGLLRGREFVMKDLYTFDSSKESALETYDNVRLVYSQIFEEMKLPVLAAKASSGNMGGNLSHEYHLPTPLGEDHVISCDSCNYVANEEVAESVLSDQVVSDTTFRVWRGITKDRTKLVNVWYPKQTQPLDGGALREYTDLDINIAEVKSIIPDLDAGVEDALPLWSTAAAAGGTAVELVNIVDCRLPLSFSESLVGTKPTIPSWPKNLTPRNQVPVSVSVQNTNQWNKDRPLNLIRIQTGDKCPSCASGHLKAQKAMELGHTFYLGTRYSEALGATILVPNDERKTVPMQMGCYGIGISRIIGAVAELLMDEKGLNWPVAIAPYSCVIVMGVGVDEQDAVEVYRQINQIGRVQAKYLDVVLDDRQKTLPWKLMDADLAGFPIIITLGREWLAAKRLEVQCRRLGVKQAVEITELPQIIAKLHGDL; this is translated from the exons ATGATCCCGCCCGCGCTCGCCCGCCTCTCGCGGGTATGGTTTCCCACCAAAAAAAGACCAGCATCGGGAGTAGAAAATGGGCATGCGAAGCTGATCCGTGCTGGGTTTTTGCGCCCTTCTCACGCCGGTATCTTCCACATGCTTCCTCTGGGGAGGCGCGTGCAGACCAAgctcgaggagctggtggctaGACATATGGAGCATATGTTGG CTGCCTCGAGGGTCTCGTTGTCGGCTGTATCAAGCCAGTCTCTTTGGGGCAAGAGCGGGAGGCTTGAGAATACCGCGTCCGAG CTCTTCAAGTTCTCTGACCGTAAAAACGTTGGCTACCTTCTGGCCCCAACACATGAAGAGGAAATTACCGCTCTGGTGGCCCAGACGGCCAAGACAGCAAAGGATCTCCCCCTCAGGCTATTTCAGATTACACCCAAGTACCGCGATGAGTTTCGCCCGCGCCATGGCCTCCTCCGCGGACGAGAATTCGTTATGAAGGACCTCTATACCTTCGACAGCAGCAAAGAGTCCGCTCTAGAAACCTACGATAACGTTCGTCTGGTGTATTCGCAGATATTTGAGGAGATGAAACTCCCAGTGTTAGCAGCCAAGGCCAGTTCAGGTAACATGGGAGGTAATCTCAGCCACGAATACCATCTTCCCACGCCACTTGGAGAAGACCATGTTATCAGTTGTGATAGCTGCAACTATGTTGCTAACGAGGAGGTGGCTGAATCAGTACTCTCTGACCAGGTTGTCAGTGACACGACCTTCCGCGTCTGGCGAGGCATCACCAAGGACCGAACCAAATTGGTCAACGTCTGGTACCCCAAGCAAACACAACCCCTTGATGGGGGTGCGTTGAGAGAGTATACGGACCTCGACATAAACATTGCGGAGGTGAAATCCATAATCCCTGACCTGGATGCCGGTGTTGAGGATGCGCTGCCGCTGTGGTCGACGGCGGCAGCTGCGGGTGGGACAGCTGTGGAGCTTGTGAACATTGTTGACTGCCGGCTTCCGCTGTCTTTCTCTGAGAGCCTGGTGGGAACTAAGCCAACCATCCCAAGTTGGCCCAAAAATTTGACGCCACGCAACCAAGTGCCAGTGTCGGTTTCAGttcaaaacaccaaccaatGGAACAAAGACAGACCACTCAATCTCATTCGGATCCAGACAGGCGACAAGTGCCCTTCGTGCGCATCCGGACATCTAAAGGCGCAGAAGGCAATGGAGTTAGGACACACATTTTACCTTGGCACCCGGTACTCGGAAGCCCTGGGAGCTACAATCTTGGTGCCCAATGATGAAAGGAAAACTGTGCCAATGCAGATGGGTTGCTATGGAATCGGTATCTCACGCATTATTGGCGCCGTCGCAGAGCTCCTGATGGACGAAAAGGGATTGAATTGGCCGGTGGCTATTGCACCCTACTCCTGTGTCATAGTTATGGGCGTTGGTGTCGACGAACAGGATGCAGTGGAGGTGTATCGCCAGATCAACCAGATAGGACGAGTTCAGGCTAAATATCTCGATGTCGTGCTGGACGACAGGCAAAAGACTCTACCCTGGAAGTTGATGGATGCCGATTTAGCTGGTTTCCCCATCATAATCACGCTTGGGAGGGAGTGGCTTGCGGCAAAACGCCTCGAGGTACAATGTCGGCGATTAGGGGTAAAGCAAGCAGTCGAGATAACCGAGCTACCACAGATAATAGCCAAGTTGCACGGAGACTTGTAG